The Halostella litorea region GGTCGTCGGGAACGCCGTCACCTCCACGACCGTCATCACGTCGCGGTCGAGGATCAGCGCCCGCGCGGCGTCGACGCCGTAGGTGACGGGGTTGTAGGTCGCGACCGTCCGGATCCAGTCGGGGAGCACCGCGAGCGGCAGGAACGCCGTCGAGACGAACAGCAGCGGGAACTGGAGCAGGTTCGCGCCGATGATCGTCGACTCCTGGTCGCGGGTGACCACCGCGAGCGCGTTCGACAGCGAGACGAACCAGACCGAAAAGAGGATCCCGACCGCCACGATGCCGAGCGCGCCGACGACCCCGGTCGCGATCTCCGCGCCGAGCAACACGCCCAGTCCGAGGATGATCGCTATCTGGACGACGATCCGGACCATCTCCGCGGCGGTCTTCCCGAGGAAGACGGCGGTCCGGTTCATCGGCGACACCATCACCTTCTCGAACATCCCCTCCTCGATGTCGTTGACGAGGCCGATTCCCGAGGTGGCGGCGGCGGCCAGCGACACCTGCATCGCGATGGCCGGCACGAGATACGTCTCGTAGGTGATCCCCCCGCCGCCCCGGTTGACGGCGCCGGTCGCCACCTGCCCGAACACCTGCGTGAACAGCACGAGGAAGATCACCGGCTGGACCAGCGAGACCACCAGCACGAACGGGTTGCGGACCGCCTTCAGGTTCCAGCGCTTGAAGTTGATCCACGCGTCCCCGAGAAACGTGTTGCCGGAGCGCCGCACCGACCGGTCGTCGCCGGCGTCGGCGCTCATCGGCTCGCCTCCGTCGCCGCCGTTTCCTCCGCGTCCGCGCGCTCGCCGGTGATGGCGAGGAACACGTCGTCGAGCGTCGGCGCGCGGACGTTGAACCCCGTCACCGACACGCCGGCGTCGCGCAGGGCGACCAGCAGGTCCGTGCCGCGCTGGCGCGCCGCCGGCGAGGTGACGGCGATGCCGTCCGCGGTCGTCTCGACGGCCGCCGCCTCGAACACGTCGCCCTCGCGGGCCACCTCGGCGGCCCGCCGCCGGGCGTCCTCGCCGCCCGCCACGTTCACGTCGAGTATCTCGCCGCCGACCTCCCGCTTGAGTTCGGCGGGCGACCCCTCCGCGACGATCCCCCCGTCGGCGATCACCGAGAGGCGGTCACAGAGCTGGTCGGCCTCCTCCAGGTACTGCGTGGTCAGGAAGATGGTCGTCCCGCGGTCGTTGATCCGCCGGAAGTACTCCCACAGCCGGTTGCGCGCGGAGGGGTCCAGCCCGGTCGTCGGCTCGTCGAGGAACACGAGCGGCGGCCGGTGGACCAGCGCCGTCGCGGCGTCGAGGCGCTTTTTCATGCCGCCGGAGAACCCGTCGGCGCGCTTGTCGGCGACGTCGGCCAGGTCGACCAGTTCCAGCAGTTCCTCGATGCGGTCGCCCCGCTCGCCCCGCGGGACGCCGTAGGCCTCGCAGGCGAACCGGACGTTCTCCCGGGCGGTGAGTTCGGGGTCGATGCTGGTCTCCTGGGCCATGTAGCCGATCGACTCCCGGACCGCCCGCGCCTCCCGGACGACGTCGAAGCCGTTGACGCGGACGTCGCCCCCCGTCGGCCGGAGCAGCGTCGCGAGCACCTTGATCGTCGTGGTCTTGCCCGCGCCGTTCGGCCCGAGGAACCCGAAGAACTCCCCCTCGGGGATCGCCATCGACACGTCGCGGACGGCTTCGGTGCCGTCGCCGTAGGTGAGTCGGAGCCCGTCCACGTCGACCGCGAGCGGCGCGTCGGCGGGCGGCCGTTCGGCGTCGTCTGCGACCGTCTCGCTCATGGCACGTCGTACGGGGTCGGGCGGTAAATGCGTGTGACTCCCCGGACCGGTCGCCGCTACGGATTCAGTAGCTACAGGTCGTAGTCGACCGCCCAGCGGTGCAGGTGGCCGAACACGGGGAACAGCGCCTCCGCCCGCTCGGTCGGTTCGTACTCCACGCGGGGCGGGATCTCGTCGTACTGCCGCCGGTGGAGGAGGCCGGCCTCCGTGAACGCGGCGAGTCGCTCCGACAGCGTGTTCGGCGAGACGCCGAGGGCGTCCTCCAGGTCCGAGAACCGGAGCGGCCCGTCGGCGAACGCGAACTCCCTGAGCACCGCCATGGCGTGTGCCTTCCCGAGCAGGTCGAGCAGGTCGGCGACGGTCCGTTCGACGCGCTCGCGCTCCGCCGGGTCGAGCGCCTCCCGCAGCGCCGCCGCCTCCTGCCGGCCGCCGCCCGCGTCGAGTGAGCTCCGGTCGTCCATGGTCGTCGGTTCGGCCGCCACGGGGAAATACTTCTGTTTTGCAAGCGTAGCGCAGGATTACCGGAGAGCGCCGTTACTACTGGTTCTCGAAGTGGCCCGTATATCACCGTCCGGCCCGTAGGTGCGCGCATGAACATCACCGTATTCGGCGCGTCCGGACGGACCGGCGTGCCCCTCGTCAGGCAGGCGATAGACCGCGGCCACGACGTCGTCGGGTTCGTCCGCGACCCGGACCGGTTCCCGTTCGAGGACGACCGCCTGACGCTCGTCGCCGGCGGAGCCTACGGCGGTGACGGCGTCCGGGAGGCCGTCGCGGGCGCGGACGCCGTCGTGAGCGTGCTCGGGCAGACCGACGACGGCCCGGACGACCTGCTGACCGTCGCGGGGGAGCACATCCTCGCGGCGATGGAGGCCGAGGGGGTCGACCGGTTCGTCACGCTCACCGGCGCGGGGGTCCGGACGGAGGGCGAATCCGTCCCGCTGTCGGGGCGGGTGATGGGCGTCCTGCTGAAGCTGCTGCAGGGGGAGGTGCTGGCCGACGCCGAGCGCCACGTCGACCTCGTCAGGGCGTCGGGGACGGACTGGACCGTCGTCCGCGCGCCGCGGCTGACGGACGGTCCCCGGACGGGCGAGTACCGGGCCGGCGACATCGAACTGGGGTTCGAGTCGGTGTCGCGGGCGGACGTCGCCGACTTCCTGCTGGACTGCGTCGAGGAGGGACGGCACGCCCGGGAACTGCCGAAGATCGGGGGTGCGTAAGGTGGCGACGCTTGTCACGGGGGCGACCGGCACGGTCGGCTCCGCGGTGGTCGACGAACTGGTCGCGCGCGGAGCGACGCCGCGGGTGGCGGTCAGGCGGCCGGCGGCCGCGCGGGAGCGGTGGGGGAGCGACGTGGCCGCCGTCGAGTTCGACTTCGAGCGCCCCGAGACGTGGGGCGGGGCGCTCGACGGCGTCTCGCGGGCCTTCCTCGTCCGGCCGCCGGGCGTCGGCGTCGACCGCATGCGGGAGGCCGTCGACGCGCTCGCCCGCGTCGGGGTCGAACGGCTGGCGTACCTCTCGGTGCTCGGTGCGGACCGGAACCCGCTGCTCCCGCACCGCCGCATCGAGCGGCGGGTCGAGTCGTCGGGCGTCCCCTACACGTTCCTGCGGGCCTCCTTCTTCATGCAGAACCTCGTCGAGGTCCACCGCGTGGACCTCGTCGAGCGCGGCGAACTGTTCGTCCCCGCTGGGGAGGGGGAGACGAGCTTCGTCGACGCGCGGGACGTCGGGGCGGTCGGTGCGGCCGCGCTGACGGAGCCGGGCCACGCGTACCGCGCCTACGACCTCACCGGCCCGGCCGCGCTCACCTACGAGGAGGTCGCAGCGGCCCTGTCCGCCGAACTCGACCGCGACGTGCGCTATCCGGCCCCGTCGGTCGTCGCGTTCGTCCGGCGGTGGCTGGGCCGGGACGCGCCGCTCCCGTTCGTGTTCGTGATGGTCGGCATCTACACGACGGCCCGCCTCGGGCTCGCGGGGCGCGTGACCGACGACGTGGCGCGCGTCCTCGGGCGGCCGCCCCGCGACCTGCGGACCTTCGCCGCCGACTACCGCGGGGCGTTCGCGTCCGGCGACGCCCAGGAGAGCCCCGACGGGTCCGACGGCGGGGCAAGCGGGCTGGCGGGCAGGTCCGACGACGGCTCGGGGTCGTTGTAGCCGCCCGGCGCGACGTCGTTCGGCGAGTCCGGGTAGAACAGCGACGCGACCGCGTGGAGGTGTTGGCGGCCGACGCCGAGTTCGAACTGGCCGCCGCCGTACAGCGTGATGTCGCGTTCGAGCGCGTACTCGATCGTGTCGAGCAGCGCCTCGACGGAGCCAAAGCGGGAGGGCTTGACGTTGAGCCAGTTCGGCTCGAACGGCAGCGCCTCGACGCTCTCGACGCCGGTGATCGGGTAGTCCCACGAGACGCGGTCGGCCACGTCGTCGACGAACGGCTCCGTCGCGTCGGTCAGCGCCGGGTCCTCGATGGCGGCCTCGGGGAACGCCTCGGCGACGCGGCGGTACAGGTCGAGGTCCGGGGGCTGGTCGACCTCCGTCCCCTCGTACCGGCCCTTCAGGTCGAGGATGCGGACCGTCGCCATCTCCGCTAGGTCGGCGACCAGCGCGTCGTCCCAGGCCGACGTGGGGTCGAGTTTGAACGCCAGGTCGTCGTGGACCAACAGCAGCGCCTCGATCCGGTCGGTCGTCGGCGGGTCGCCCAGCCGCGTGGAGACGACGAAGCGGACCGGGTCGTACGACCGGCCGAGCGCCGAGGCCAGCGACTCGTCGGCCCGCCGCAGGGCGAGGTCGAGGGCGGCGCTCTCGAACGCCCACCGGCGGTAGTTCCGTGCCGCCTGTTGCTCGGGGTCGCCCGCCGGGAACAGGTCGGCGTCGCCGACCGCCGCAGAGAACTCCTCCATCGTGTACTCGCCGGCGACGTCGTAGTCACCCGCGTCCATCGCATCGTGTGCCGCGGCGTCGTAGGTCACGTCCTCGCCGCGTCCCGTGGCGTCCGGCCCGTGGAGTTCGACGGTCGTCGTCACGCGCGTAAAGTCCGAGGAAGTGTCCCGCTCGGCTCGGACGAGGTCGACCCCCTCCACCCGGAGCGGGAGGTCCGCGAGTTCGTCGTAGAGGCCCATGGGCTCCCTACGCGGGCCGGCGGCATAGGTGCGGCGGCGAGCGGCCGTTACGGGGCCCCGGACGCACGCGACGGCGGTGCCGGCAAGCCCTCCGTCCGGCGACAGGAATTTGTGTCCGCCACGTGACTGTCGGGTCGATGACCGCGATACGCACCGAGGGGCTTCGGAAGTCCTACGGCGACCTGACGGCGCTTGCGGGCCTCACGCTCTCGGTCGACGACGGCGAGCTGTTCGGGCTGCTCGGCCCGAACGGCGCGGGCAAATCGACGACCATCGGCGTGCTCACCGGACAGCTCCGGCCGGACGCCGGCGAGGTGTCGGTGCTCGGCACGGACCCGACGACCGACCCCGTCGAGACGCGGCGGCGCGTCGGCATCCTCCCGGAGCGGGAGTCGCCGCCGAGCTTCCTCACGCCGCGGGAGTACTTCGAGTTCGTCGGCGCGGTGCGGGGGATCGACGACGACGACCGCGAGCGACGCGTCGCCGAGTGGGCCGACCGGCTCTCCTTCACCGAGAAGCTCGACACGCTGTCGACGGACCTCTCGCGGGGCCAACAGCAGAAGGCGATGATCGCCGGCGCGTTCCTCCACGAGCCGGACCTGGTGTTCATCGACGAGCCGCTGGCGAACTTGGACCCCATCGTCCAGGAGCGCACGAAGCGGTTCTTCGAGTCCTACGCCGCCGACGGGAACACGCTGTTCTTCTCGACCCACCACGTCGAGGTGGCCGAGGAGATATGTACCCGCGTCGGCATCGTCGGCGACGGCGAACTGCTCGCCGAGCGGGACCCGCGGGAACTGGGTGACGACGAGTCGCTGCTCGACACGTTCCTCGACAACGTCGACGCGCCGGAGGCCCGCGAGGAGGTCGCGGCCGAACCATGAGCCTGACGCGAACCCTGTTCGGGGCGATGGTCCGCGAGGAGTACCGGCTCCACGCGGACCTGTTCGGCGGCCGGCGCTTCGTCGGCTTCCCCCTCCTGATCGCGGCACTCGGCGCAGGCACCATGTGGTTCCTCTCGCTGACGGACGTGACCGTCGCGTCGGTCGCCGCCGGCCTGCACGCGCTGGCGTTCGCCTTCGGCTTGCACACCGGAACCGTCGGCTTCGTCGGGCGCGACGCGCTGGAGAACCTGCTGGGCGACATGACGCTGCTGGTGTTTTCGGCGCGGACGCTCCCGCTCTCGCGCCGTCGGCTGCTCGCCGTCTTCCTCGTGAAGGACCTCGCGTTCTACGCCGTCGCCTTCCTCCTGCCGCTGACGCTGTCGGTCGCGCCGCTTGCGTACGTCCGCGACCCCGCGTTGGCGGCCCGGCTCCCGGTGCTGTGGGCGACGACGACGCTCACGTTCCTGTTCGGCATGACCGTCACGTTCGCGCTGGTCGGCCTGTCGACCCGCGGGCTCTCCGCGCGGATCCTCGGCCTCGCGGCCGCGGCGGCCGTCGGCCTGGGCGTCGCCGCGGAGTTCGACCTGCTCTCGCTCACCCCCTACGCGCTGTACCGCTCGCCGTCCCCGACAGCCGTCGCCGCGGCGATCCTGCCGTCTGTCGCGCTCGCCGCCGTCGGCCTCGCGGCGTACGACCCGACGAGTCGCAGCGGCGCGCGGACGGCCACCGCGTCGTTCGGCCGGTGGCGTCGCCGCCTCCGCGACGAGAACGGCCTGCTCACCCGGAGCCTGATCGACGTCGCCCGCAGCAGCGGCGGCCTCTGGAAGGTGGTCTTCTCCGGCGGCGTCCTGTTCGGCGTCAGCGCGGCCCTGGTCGGCCTCACGGAGACCGTCACCGGCGTCGAGCCGTCGACCGGCCTCTCCTTCGGCGCGCTGCTCGGGCTGACCGGCTTCACCACGTACAACTGGCTGACGCAGTTCGACGACCCGGACGAACACCTATCCTACCCCGTCTCCGTCGCCGACCTGTTCGCCGCGAAGTTCCGCGCGTTCCTGCTGCTGGCCGTGCCCAACGGCCTCGTCTACCTCGCGGTTGCGGTGGCGTGGCTCGGCGGCGACCCCGCACACGTCGCCGTCGGCGCGCTCCTGCTCGTCGGCGTCGAACTGTACCTGTTCGGCCTGACGACGTACCTTGCCGGCTTCCAGCCCAACGAGTTCCTCTTCGACAGCGTGCTGTTCGCCGCGTTCGGCGCGGCCGTCGCCCTCGCGCTCGTCCCGACGCTGATCGTCGCGCTCGTCGTGTCGCCGGTGCCGACGTCGCTGCTCGGCGGGTTAGCGGTCGCGGCGGCCGCGCTCGCCGCCGTCGGCGTCGGCCTCTACCGGCGGGCCGTGCCGCGCTGGGAGGAGAAGCTGCTGGCCGGCGGGTGAGGACGTTCAGTGGAAAGTGCCTCCGCAGCTTGAGAGCAGTTCGCGGTAGAGAGCCGGTGGAGGGGATCGTGAACCACGGTCGGAGCAATCTCCTCCCTGATTCAAATCCCTCCACGAGCTCTTCAGCCTCACTTCGTTCGGCAAAAAGAGCCGGTGGAGGGATTTGAACCCTCGGCCTAATCCTTACGAAGGATTCGCTCTAGCCAGTCTGAGCTACACCGGCACGTTCGCGGTGCCTCGCGCATTTACTGATAGGCGCGATAATCGGTTTAAGGATTGCGAATTCACCCGCCCTCGCGAGTGAGTCGCACGTCGAGACAGACGTTCAGTTCGTGGGGCGCGTACGACCGCACGGTGTGGCGCGTCTCGACTGCGACCTCGTAGGTCGGCTCCGCCGCCGCGCGGATCGCCGCCTCGCCCGGCCCGTACGGGTCGTCCTCGTGCTGGATGTCGTAGTAGTGGAGGACGCAGTCCTCGCCCGCCAGCGAGACGGCGGCGTCGAGGAAGTCGTCGGCGCTGTGGGGGAGGTTCATCACGATCCGGTCGCCCCAGTCCTCGTAGTCCGCCGCCACGTCGCGCACGTCGCCGGCGACGGCCGTCACGCGGTCGCCGACGCCGTTTCGCTCGGCGTTCTCCCGGAGGTACTCGACCGCGCGCTCGTTCAGGTCGACGCCGACGGCCGTCGCACCGCGTTTCGCCGCGGGGATCACGAACGGGCCGACGCCGGCGAACATGTCGAAGAAGCGCTCGCCCGACTCCACCTGCTCGGCGACGCGGTGGCGCTCTGTGGCGAGGCGCGGCGAGAAGTACATCTCCGCGATGTCGACGGCGTACTCGCAGCCGTACTCGCGGTGGACCGTCTCCGTGGAGTCGCCGGCGAGCACGTCCCAGTCGCGGACCCGTAGCTCGCCCTGCACCTTCGAGGCGCGATTCACGACCGTCTCGACGGGCAGGTCCGACTCGACGACGGCGTCCGCGACCGTCCGCGCGCGCTCGGGGTCGTCCTCGTCGATGACGACGATGTCGCCGAGGCGGCCGTAGCTCGGCGCGTCGTCGAGCAGGTCCGCGGGCGTCGTCTGGGTCTCCCGCTCGGGCACGTCGCGGACGACCACGTCGTACTCGCCGGGGACGGCCGCCGCGTCCGTCACCGGGAGGTAGAGGAAGCCGTCCTCGAACTCGATCTCCAGGTCCTCGGCGACGAGGTCGTCGTCCGCGAGCGCGCGGCGGGTCGCCTCGCCCTCTTCCCGCGCGACGCGCACACACGGCGCTTCCATACCGCGAACGTGGACGCCTGCGGGGGGTAAGCCTGACGCTTCCGAACCCCGGCCGTTAAGCGCCCGGCCCGCCGAGTCCGGGTATGCTCACGTTCATCGGCCTCGGCCTCTACGACGAGCGGTCGATCACCGTCGAGGGCCGGGACGCCCTGCGGGACGCCGACCGCGCGTTCGCGGAGTTCTACACCAGCACGCTCGTCGGGACGAGCGTCGCCGAACTGGAGGCGTACCACGACACGGAGATCGAGGTGCTGGAGCGTGCGGACGTCGAACAGCGCCCCGAGCGCGTGTTGGCGGCCGCCGAGTCGGAGGACGTCGCCTTCCTCACCGCCGGCGACACGATGATCTCGACGACCCACGTCGACCTCCGCCTTCGCGCGCACGACCGCGGGGTCGAGACG contains the following coding sequences:
- a CDS encoding ABC transporter permease, with product MSADAGDDRSVRRSGNTFLGDAWINFKRWNLKAVRNPFVLVVSLVQPVIFLVLFTQVFGQVATGAVNRGGGGITYETYLVPAIAMQVSLAAAATSGIGLVNDIEEGMFEKVMVSPMNRTAVFLGKTAAEMVRIVVQIAIILGLGVLLGAEIATGVVGALGIVAVGILFSVWFVSLSNALAVVTRDQESTIIGANLLQFPLLFVSTAFLPLAVLPDWIRTVATYNPVTYGVDAARALILDRDVMTVVEVTAFPTTVGGVEFGAVWNTLFPALAVLVVLDLALGAVAVAAIRRASSSDVR
- a CDS encoding ABC transporter ATP-binding protein — protein: MSETVADDAERPPADAPLAVDVDGLRLTYGDGTEAVRDVSMAIPEGEFFGFLGPNGAGKTTTIKVLATLLRPTGGDVRVNGFDVVREARAVRESIGYMAQETSIDPELTARENVRFACEAYGVPRGERGDRIEELLELVDLADVADKRADGFSGGMKKRLDAATALVHRPPLVFLDEPTTGLDPSARNRLWEYFRRINDRGTTIFLTTQYLEEADQLCDRLSVIADGGIVAEGSPAELKREVGGEILDVNVAGGEDARRRAAEVAREGDVFEAAAVETTADGIAVTSPAARQRGTDLLVALRDAGVSVTGFNVRAPTLDDVFLAITGERADAEETAATEASR
- a CDS encoding winged helix-turn-helix transcriptional regulator; amino-acid sequence: MDDRSSLDAGGGRQEAAALREALDPAERERVERTVADLLDLLGKAHAMAVLREFAFADGPLRFSDLEDALGVSPNTLSERLAAFTEAGLLHRRQYDEIPPRVEYEPTERAEALFPVFGHLHRWAVDYDL
- a CDS encoding NAD(P)-dependent oxidoreductase; protein product: MNITVFGASGRTGVPLVRQAIDRGHDVVGFVRDPDRFPFEDDRLTLVAGGAYGGDGVREAVAGADAVVSVLGQTDDGPDDLLTVAGEHILAAMEAEGVDRFVTLTGAGVRTEGESVPLSGRVMGVLLKLLQGEVLADAERHVDLVRASGTDWTVVRAPRLTDGPRTGEYRAGDIELGFESVSRADVADFLLDCVEEGRHARELPKIGGA
- a CDS encoding SDR family oxidoreductase, which translates into the protein MATLVTGATGTVGSAVVDELVARGATPRVAVRRPAAARERWGSDVAAVEFDFERPETWGGALDGVSRAFLVRPPGVGVDRMREAVDALARVGVERLAYLSVLGADRNPLLPHRRIERRVESSGVPYTFLRASFFMQNLVEVHRVDLVERGELFVPAGEGETSFVDARDVGAVGAAALTEPGHAYRAYDLTGPAALTYEEVAAALSAELDRDVRYPAPSVVAFVRRWLGRDAPLPFVFVMVGIYTTARLGLAGRVTDDVARVLGRPPRDLRTFAADYRGAFASGDAQESPDGSDGGASGLAGRSDDGSGSL
- a CDS encoding enolase-like domain-containing protein yields the protein MGLYDELADLPLRVEGVDLVRAERDTSSDFTRVTTTVELHGPDATGRGEDVTYDAAAHDAMDAGDYDVAGEYTMEEFSAAVGDADLFPAGDPEQQAARNYRRWAFESAALDLALRRADESLASALGRSYDPVRFVVSTRLGDPPTTDRIEALLLVHDDLAFKLDPTSAWDDALVADLAEMATVRILDLKGRYEGTEVDQPPDLDLYRRVAEAFPEAAIEDPALTDATEPFVDDVADRVSWDYPITGVESVEALPFEPNWLNVKPSRFGSVEALLDTIEYALERDITLYGGGQFELGVGRQHLHAVASLFYPDSPNDVAPGGYNDPEPSSDLPASPLAPPSDPSGLSWASPDANAPR
- a CDS encoding ABC transporter ATP-binding protein → MTAIRTEGLRKSYGDLTALAGLTLSVDDGELFGLLGPNGAGKSTTIGVLTGQLRPDAGEVSVLGTDPTTDPVETRRRVGILPERESPPSFLTPREYFEFVGAVRGIDDDDRERRVAEWADRLSFTEKLDTLSTDLSRGQQQKAMIAGAFLHEPDLVFIDEPLANLDPIVQERTKRFFESYAADGNTLFFSTHHVEVAEEICTRVGIVGDGELLAERDPRELGDDESLLDTFLDNVDAPEAREEVAAEP
- a CDS encoding class I SAM-dependent methyltransferase, with protein sequence MEAPCVRVAREEGEATRRALADDDLVAEDLEIEFEDGFLYLPVTDAAAVPGEYDVVVRDVPERETQTTPADLLDDAPSYGRLGDIVVIDEDDPERARTVADAVVESDLPVETVVNRASKVQGELRVRDWDVLAGDSTETVHREYGCEYAVDIAEMYFSPRLATERHRVAEQVESGERFFDMFAGVGPFVIPAAKRGATAVGVDLNERAVEYLRENAERNGVGDRVTAVAGDVRDVAADYEDWGDRIVMNLPHSADDFLDAAVSLAGEDCVLHYYDIQHEDDPYGPGEAAIRAAAEPTYEVAVETRHTVRSYAPHELNVCLDVRLTREGG